The following are from one region of the Hypanus sabinus isolate sHypSab1 chromosome 14, sHypSab1.hap1, whole genome shotgun sequence genome:
- the LOC132404588 gene encoding placenta-specific gene 8 protein-like: MAQFVPGQMVVMTQPQAAPAKSDWSSGLCSCCDDIGVCCCGIFCTICLGCQIAGNMGECCLCGTSMAMRTLIRTKYHINGSLCGDWLVTMCCLPCSLCQIKREINYHQ, from the exons ATGGCTCAGTTTGTACCAGGCCAAATGGTGGTAATGACTCAACCTCAGGCTGCCCCAGCGAAGAGTGATTGGAGCAGCGGACTGTGCAGCTGTTGCGATGATATTGGAGTGT GTTGCTGTGGGATTTTCTGTACAATTTGCCTTGGATGTCAGATTGCGGGGAACATGGGCGAGTGTTGTCTCTGTGGTACTAGCATGGCAATGAGAACCCTCATCAGAACGAAGTACCACATCAAT GGATCTCTATGTGGTGACTGGTTAGTGACCATGTGCTGTCTCCCGTGTTCTCTCTGCCAaattaaaagagaaataaatTACCACCAGTGA